From a region of the Drosophila yakuba strain Tai18E2 unplaced genomic scaffold, Prin_Dyak_Tai18E2_2.1 Segkk4_quiver_pilon_scaf, whole genome shotgun sequence genome:
- the LOC122319652 gene encoding rho GTPase-activating protein gacK-like, giving the protein MNQNDIRSQRQCEQDERRLSLQRNNAYFSFVSPQIGDRAPSPSTNSKLLPSENDRPRSCSPSLPASAHKSWSEETASPTPLLSQRQTTVPGNCNTAITSAVTSLATVTATTTTTSSAAQLIIAVPAVNNSAALTVCNNNNARKEESKQKQKSISTVQTGMDRYIQIKRKLSPQNNKAGNQPKINRTNNGNENSAVNNSNRYADLG; this is encoded by the coding sequence ATGAATCAAAACGACATACGTTCTCAGCGACAATGTGAacaagacgagcgccggctctctTTACAACGCaacaatgcatacttttcTTTCGTCTCACCGCAAATCGGTGATCGAGCACCCTCACCTTCAACTAACTCGAAACTTTTGCCCTCAGAGAACGACAGACcgcgttcttgctctccctctctgccTGCTTCGGCTCACAAGTCGTGGAGCGAAGAGACCGCCTCTCCTACCCCGCTCCTCTCGCAGCGCCAAACGACCGTCCCGGGTAACTGTAACACTGCAATAACGAGTGCAGTGACCTCACTGGCAACTGTCACTgctaccacaacaacaacttcgtCAGCGGCCCAACTAATTATCGCTGTGCCAgctgtaaataattcagcAGCACTGACCgtttgcaacaacaataatgcacgcaaagaagaatcaaaacaaaagcagaagtcGATTTCGACTGTGCAGACTGgcatggatcgctacatccaaatCAAGAGAAAGCTCAGCCCTCAAAACAATAAGGCAGGTAATCAACCCaaaatcaatcgaaccaacaacgGCAATGAAAACTCTGCAGTAAATAATTCAAACCGATATGCCGATCTTGGCTGA